The nucleotide sequence GTGCTGAGGAAGGGTATTCGTTTGAGCTGTTGTAGTAGCAGTGGGTTGAAAAAGAACGTCCTGCTGCATATTCGGCGCAGCACGAGCAGTAGCGCGAACTTTGTAGTTCGCGCTACTGTCCGCACAACGCTCTAGCGACCCTCGCTGCAACATCAGCCCGCGAGATGCTTCGCTGCGCTCTGCATGACGTTCTTATTTTGTCACCCCATCACCCCATCACCCCATCACCAACTTTGCTGTTCCTCACGCTTTTTCTTTCCGGGTGGTTTCTGATTCTGGCGGCTTCCACGCTGCTGCTGGCCACGCGGCGCGGGAGCCTGCCGGGGCCGCTGCCGCAGCTGTTGCCGCGCGTGAGTTTGCTGATTGCGGCCCGCAACGAGGCGGCGGCCATCGGGCGCTGCCTGCAGTCCGTCCGGCAACTGGAGTACCCGGCGCATTTGCTGGAAGTACTGCTCGGTGATGATGGCTCCACCGACGGTACCGCCGCCGTAGCCACCCAGGCAATGGAGGGCTTCGGCGGCACGTTTCGGGTGGTGCCCATTCAGGAGACGCTGGGACTGGCCCGCGGCAAGGCCAACGTGCTGGCCCACCTCACCCGCGCCGCCACTACCGACTTTTTCCTCATCACCGATGCCGACATTGCCGTGCCTCGCACTTGGGTTTCGGCGCTGCTGGCCCACGCGCAGCCGGGTATCGGCACCGTGACGGGCCTCACGCTGGTGCAGGGCCCGCGTTTGTTTGATAAGCTACAGGGCCTCGACTGGCTGATTTCGCTGGGGCTGGTGCAGGTGGTGTCGGATCTGGGTCGGCCCGTGACGGCCATGGGCAACAACATGCTGGTGACGCGCGCCGCCTACGAAGCCACCGGCGGCTACGAGGCGCTGCCGTTTTCCGTCACCGAGGACTTTGAGCTGTTTCGGGCCACGCTGCGCCACGGCTTTGGTTACCGGATTCTGTTCCGCCCCGAGGTGCTGGCTGAGAGTTTGCCCATGCCCACGTTTGGCGCGCTGCTGCACCAGCGTCGCCGCTGGAGCCGGGGCGTGGAAAGCCTGCCGTGGTGGCTGAAAGGCGGTTTGCTGTACTATGCGGGCTTCTATCCGGCGCTGCTGGCGCTCTGGTGGCTGGCCGGGCCGCTGGTGGCCGGGCTGGTGCTGCTGGCCAAAATGCTGCTGCAGGGGCTGCTGGCCGCGCTCTGTTTCCGCCGCGCCGGCCGCCGCGCCCCACTGCACCTGCTGCCGCTGTTCGAACTCTACACGCCCGCCCTCACCGCCGCCCTGGCCATCTTCCGCCTGCTGCCGCTGTCGTTTGACTGGAAGGGGAGAAGGTATCGCTAGGTTTTAAGGCATAGCGCTTGGTGCATAGTGAGCTGGGGTGGGGTTCCGGTCCGGCGGCTTTTTCAGCCGTCGAGCCGGTCGTCGTTAAAGCGGTCTAGGAGCGGCATCAGGCTGGTGCGTCAGCACGCCACGACCGGTCCGACGGCTGAAAGAGCCGCCGGACCGGGGCCGTTCGGCCGGCCGGGCTGCCCGCCGTAACTTGCGCCCGCTAAGCCGGCACCGTTCCAACCCAGGTCCTAATCCACAATCCCCAGGCCCTATGCCCCAAGCACTAAGCACAAGGCACCAAGCACCAAACAATGCATTTCACCGATTCCCACGCCCACGTTTATTCCGAGCAGTTCAAGCCCGACCAAGATGACATGCTCAACCGCGCCTTTGAGGCCGGCGTGCAGACCATCCTCATGCCCAACATCGACCACGAAAGCATCGACGCCATGCTGGAAACTGAGGCGCGCTTTCCGCAGCAGTGCCACGCCATGATGGGTTTGCATCCGTGCCACGTCACCAAAAACTTCGAGCGGGAGCTGTACGAGGTGGAAGACTGGCTGGGGAAGCGGCCGTTTGCGGCGGTAGGGGAGTGCGGCATCGACCTGCACTGGGACAAAACCACCCTCGGCATTCAGCAGGAGGCGCTGCGGGTGCAGATCGAGCTGGCCAAAAAGCACCAGCTGCCGCTGGTGCTGCACACCCGCGAGGCCTTCCGCGAAACCACCGACCTTATCGAGGCTGGGCAGGACGGCACGCTGCGCGGCGTGTACCACTGCTTTTCGGGTACCGTAGCCGAGGCCGAAGAGGCTATCCGGTTGGGCTTCCTGCTGGGCATTGGGGGCGTGGTCACGTTCAAGAACGGCGGCCTCGACAAGGTGCTGCCCGGCATAGCGCTGGAGCACCTGCTGCTCGAAACCGACTGCCCCTACCTGGCCCCGATGCCGCACCGCGGCAAGCGCAACGAGCCGGCCTACCTGCCCCTCATTGCCCGGCGCATCGCCACGCTGCTCGGCAAAACCGAAGCCGAAGTAGTGGAAGCCACCACCCACAACGCCCGGCAGCTGTTCAAGCTGTAATGGCGGCTGACAGGGCTAGAAAACTAGTTCCCCTCCTTGGAAAGGAGGGGTTAGGGGTGGTTGATAATCGTTGAACAACAACTAGAATCTAGTTCTAAAAACCGTTCGGCCATCCATCAACCACCCCTAGCCCCTCCTTTCCAAGGAGGGGAACTAGTTTTCTAGCTTTGTAGCCGGCAGCCGCCCTGCCTACCTTGCTCCTCCAACCCAACCCAATCCTGCCCCGCCCTTGCTTTCTTCTGATTCGCGCCCTGAAACGGCTGTTCTCGTTATTTATACCGGCGGCACGGCCGGCATGGCTTACAACAAGCGCGGCGAGCTGGTGCCGATGAACTTCGAGCAGATCCGCAAGAAGATGCCCGAGCTGCGCCAGCTCAACATGCAGGTGGAGGTGCAGAGCCTCGGCGAGCCGATTGACTCCAGCAACGTCAGCATTCAGGACTGGCTGCGCATTGCGGCCCTCATCGAGGAAAACTACGCCCGCTACGACGGCTTCGTGGTGCTGCACGGCACCGATACCATGGCCTACTCGGCGGCGGCTCTAAGCTTTCTGC is from Hymenobacter yonginensis and encodes:
- a CDS encoding glycosyltransferase, producing the protein MLFLTLFLSGWFLILAASTLLLATRRGSLPGPLPQLLPRVSLLIAARNEAAAIGRCLQSVRQLEYPAHLLEVLLGDDGSTDGTAAVATQAMEGFGGTFRVVPIQETLGLARGKANVLAHLTRAATTDFFLITDADIAVPRTWVSALLAHAQPGIGTVTGLTLVQGPRLFDKLQGLDWLISLGLVQVVSDLGRPVTAMGNNMLVTRAAYEATGGYEALPFSVTEDFELFRATLRHGFGYRILFRPEVLAESLPMPTFGALLHQRRRWSRGVESLPWWLKGGLLYYAGFYPALLALWWLAGPLVAGLVLLAKMLLQGLLAALCFRRAGRRAPLHLLPLFELYTPALTAALAIFRLLPLSFDWKGRRYR
- a CDS encoding TatD family hydrolase, with product MHFTDSHAHVYSEQFKPDQDDMLNRAFEAGVQTILMPNIDHESIDAMLETEARFPQQCHAMMGLHPCHVTKNFERELYEVEDWLGKRPFAAVGECGIDLHWDKTTLGIQQEALRVQIELAKKHQLPLVLHTREAFRETTDLIEAGQDGTLRGVYHCFSGTVAEAEEAIRLGFLLGIGGVVTFKNGGLDKVLPGIALEHLLLETDCPYLAPMPHRGKRNEPAYLPLIARRIATLLGKTEAEVVEATTHNARQLFKL